Genomic segment of Polyodon spathula isolate WHYD16114869_AA unplaced genomic scaffold, ASM1765450v1 scaffolds_1358, whole genome shotgun sequence:
CGTTCACTGCATCAAAattttatttgattataaaacaaaaaaagatgtagAAATCGGAGATATAACACCACTAAACAGATATAACACTGCTGGACAGCAAGGAATCTATGCTTAGGTGCAATCTAACCGTGTAGTGTATAGGTCTCTACATCTCTCAGGTTGCAAACACACTCCATACAGACAATACATTGTTATTAGCAGTTCATAGATGTAGTTCTTTCAACTGCCACAGGGGGCGCAGTGCTAAACTCTcaagtttatatactgtattagtgCATTAAAGCATAGTCCCCTATACAGTCTAAACAGTCACCCCCCACCTGATCATAGCTGTATCtacaaaaactatttacatatacacattttgtatgatacataatagatagatagatctgctgcctgcctatctatctatctatctataacacTTTAAAAGCTTTAAGTATTCTTTTCTTAAACATACCTGACTTGGGTCATTTTAAAAGTGGACTGTTGCGTTTCCTCACTCAGGACTGGGAGTGTCGAGACACGATCATCACCCCCCTCCCAAATCTTTGGAAAGTTAGAAAAGGCCGCTCTCTTGCATTGCATATTGATTTCAAAGAGTCCGTCACATTCTGTCATTCTACAATGTGCCGTATTCTGTACCATCTTGTGGACGACTGAAGCACTGCGCTATTTTAGAATCCACTTTTTTCATGCTTGACGAGCACCAGACTCCTGTTATAATATTTGTAGATTACATTAACATGAACACTTTCACTGTACTTTGTTAAACACAGATATGCAAGTGATATTGTGCATTGTTTCCAAGACATTTATTAATTACTGtttaattaaactgtaaaaaatacacagcaaatGCACTCTGAATATCGAGATGCGTTGGTATGTTTAGATGTAACacgagctatatatatatatatatatatatatatatatatatatatatatatatatatatgatataagtTAATTTTTGTCGTTcaacttaaaacacacacagcctCAACGGTGACGCTGAAATGATCCCCAAGTGAGACATACCAAGAACGAAAAAGTTAACGCTGCAATATTCACTTTGTGTAAGTTCTTACTGAAGCTGCACCTGTTTTGCAGGTGTGCACTCTGCATAGTTACTCAGGCAGAGCGGATCCTACCGCTGCCACCAACCACAATCACAGTCTGTATTCCAGAAACCTGCCTCCAGCCGCTTTGCACAGTTACCAGCCTCGTGCAACGCACCTAGCAGAGCACCACACACAGACGATCTCAAGCAACAACTGCTTAAGTCAGGTTTCACTTGTAGTGTACTGCAATCTGTCAGCAACTGATCAGATTGATCGCTGTGCAGCACCCTCCCCCTGGTGCTTTACAGCCCCACTAGCaacacttatttatatttatcgGCCTTTAAAAAAGGACAAGATGCAACCTGGAGCAAAAGGTTTGATACAAGCGCTAATATTGTTAGTAATACCAAACCCTGCTAGAGCTGTTTAATACTGAATGCTGTGCTGCAGTTATTGCAATAGTTTGCAATAACACTGGCTGGAGCTGCTTCTGTTAGTTACTATATTAAGTTATAAGCTTACAAAACCGCATCTAACATACTGCAGCTGACACATAACATTTTTCCAACCTCTTCTCTAAAGAATCTGACTTCGGCAATTTGTGCTTTATGCTTCGGTTACACACATAGTGTAATTATAAACAAAGCATCACATAGAAGGGCATTTAGACAGTATCCGGACTCCACACTACCGCGGAGCTCCTGCATTGCTGGGGATTTGGGCAATGGAGCAAATCAACAAGGAGGTGTGGCTGCAGTCTCCAGTCTGCTCAAAGCCCCGATGTGTCCGAGAAGGGGCTGCTGATAATCAGCAGTCAGGACTCTGCTTCACACGCACGATGGGCAGCAGGAGCAGGGGGGTCAAAGAACATTCTTGCAAAATCTCGTGTCCCTACCTAGCCGTTTACTACCACAGCGTGCTCCAGAAGACtcgcttgaaaaaaaaaaaacgctccgACTGCCAACTGGGTTACACCCGGACTGCCCAGGTCAGTGCCAGGTCCACTAAAgacccagagagagagaaagacaaacCCAACAGGGCAACACTCCGGGAATCAGACTGAGAATTAAAAGCATGGGATGGCGGGAGGGTGGGTGATACATGTGATACAGGGGTGAACCAAGAAAACTGCATTCATTTCTGGTCGACCCTCCTGACTGCGCACACCCCAGGGTCTCTTGGCGATACCTGTGCAGGAAGGCGTTGTGTGCGCTCGGGCTGCCCGCTCCGCGTTACCCCTGGATGAAGCCGCGCTGCTGCAGCTGGCGCCAGAGGATCTGCATGAGGTCGAAGGTCATGAAGCTGATGCCTACGGCGATGGGCCCCTTCACCCAGTTCATGCTCAGGCCCTTATAGAGCCCACGCGCCAGCCCCTCCTCCCTCACGATCAGCCGCATAGTGCCCACGATGGAGCCGTATGTGTGGCCCGTCACGCCCGCCGTCTGCATGCGCCGGCGCACCACGTCCAACGGGTATGAGGCCGACTGCCCCAGGAGCCCCGCGCACGCCCCGAACGCCAGCCGCTCAACCGGGTAGGGGTGCGGCCGGCCGCTGTGATCTGTGGAGAAGAGAGAAAGATAatatggcacacacacacaaacacacacacacacacagagtctgcGTGGCAGTAGACACTGCCACCCAGACAGTCCCAGGGCCACGTTACCTGCGTGGACTTTCTTGAGGGTCTCGTAGGTGAAGAAGCTGAGTCCTGCGTAGGGGATGACTCCGAGGATGGTGGGAGTGAAGCCGCGGTACAGAGTCTGCAGCCCCTCCTCGCGTGAGATCCGCCCGAACACATGGAGAATATTACTGTACCTGGAGGGAGGAGAGAGCTGCATGACACGCCATCCCTCAACCGAGACAGGGGAAAAAACCACAGGGAcatcccagcactgcacagcacagcacactgtctCCCTTATACAAGAGCCCCATAGTGAAGGCATcgcacagtgaaagcaaggtaaagcacaggtaagcactgtaaagaacagcacattaataaacGGCAGGCTACAGGAAATGCACAGCagaactatgggaaaagcatagggGGAAAGTGCAAGAACACTTTTCTATGGGGTAAACTTTCACAAGGGCTGTCAGTTGCTCTAGGAATTTCTACTAatgtattttcaagttttatcactgctaaataaaaaaaaaggtgctatAGAAGTTCTCTGGTACAGTTCTAAAAACATTCAGAAGAAGCAAACGCTGGGTTTTTGATCTAGAAATCTTTTTCCAAAACAGTACGTTTTTAACTGGGTTTTAAACTGTTTCACCCAGTCAAGAAATTCCTTCAGGAATTCCATGTATAATAATAAGTTAACATGTACAGCTCAGGACTGCAAGAAGGTAAACCGAGCCCAAAGAGCAAAACCATACGATCTCCTTCTACCATAAGAGACAGAGTCAGCTGTGCATAcacacttattataaatcacgCTGTAATAACAAAGAACAACACAGCACATCGTTAAAGCTGCGATCCATGTCTTTGCTGTGAGTTGGTAGATtcctgtgcacagcacacacgCAGTACAAAGAGATGCTCTGAAGGTGGGGTTTGCTTGTCTAggagtctgtctctgtctctctctctctgtgactcACATCTCTTTGGGGGTGACGGCCATGCGCGCTCGCACCATGTCCAGGGGGTACGTCAGCATGGCAGCCGTCGTGCCCGCCAGCGATCCGGCCAGGAAGCGGGGCACGGGGGGCAGGGCCCTGCAACCGACCAATCACATAACACACAGTTAGGCCAGACTCCGCCCACAACCTGACATCAGATGCAATACATCaaagctgattaaaaaataaataattaaataaatcgtttcggactacaagtccttcttccGCTGGATGGGGAAAAAAGCATaaatagaaatgaaaatgtttttattttcggatggacacaaaaggtttaaaatgacaaaaacacattttaattttaaagtaattattttaatactgtacatccaaaaggaaaaacacatttttgtacactgcagttatacctcctttcaaaacATACTGATACAGATTTTAAACTGTGATAATAAACATCCTCTACTCTTGTAATAAAGCCACTACACATTAAACTGTATTTGTGTGCAGGGggtatgtgtgtgggggggtccTTACTTTCCCTGGAAGCCGCAGTACTCTCCCAGCAGCCTCTTGTACTGCTCATGTGAGCAGAACTGGATGCCAGCGTAGGGGATGACTCGCACCATGGTGGCTGAATTCCCCCTCCACAGGCTGAGGAAGCCATCAGAGAGGTAGGTGCGGTAAATAAGATGGTAGGCTGCCTgcagagacacacgcac
This window contains:
- the LOC121309570 gene encoding mitochondrial coenzyme A transporter SLC25A42-like; its protein translation is MGNGVQESQGALTQGELQPVTSNSSQAEGSKVGRNVLNTLLSGALAGAMAKTAVAPLDRTKIIFQVSSNRFSAKAAYHLIYRTYLSDGFLSLWRGNSATMVRVIPYAGIQFCSHEQYKRLLGEYCGFQGKALPPVPRFLAGSLAGTTAAMLTYPLDMVRARMAVTPKEMYSNILHVFGRISREEGLQTLYRGFTPTILGVIPYAGLSFFTYETLKKVHADHSGRPHPYPVERLAFGACAGLLGQSASYPLDVVRRRMQTAGVTGHTYGSIVGTMRLIVREEGLARGLYKGLSMNWVKGPIAVGISFMTFDLMQILWRQLQQRGFIQG